A segment of the Bartonella henselae str. Houston-1 genome:
ATTCTCAACTATACAATTCTCGTCGTCCTCTTAGCAACCATATTTAGTGTGATGATGAATATCTTTGCAAATTACATGTCTGATATTAAATTTGATGGTCAGCAAAATGTCGGTTACACGCTTGGTGGTGCGCTTATCCTCTCTATTATTTCCATTGTACTGTTGCTCAAATTGTCAAGCATTGCCAATGCTCTGGCAAAAGGCGTTACTTTTAGACATCTCTGGAACCCAGGTGCAGGAGAAAGAAAGACCTCGTACAGCAATCGCACAGTCAAATAACCTGTAAACACAAGAGAAGATATCTGCACTGTCAAAAGTCATTTGCCTCAACAAAAACAAAATCAAGAAAATAAAGAAACTTACAGGCTATATACTTTATAATCAAAATTGAAATAATGATAAAAAAGTGTTAGGTTGAATTTAAAAGTTGAATAAGGAATGGTACAATGAAATCAATCATTTTTGCAACTTTAATTGCTGGGCTTTTATCAGCTTGCGGTACGTTAGCTCCAAAGCCAAAACAACCTAATAATTGGAATCGCGTGCCTGTTAACAAAACAGTCCCTATCGAAATTCAACGAGGAGCAATATGACAAAAAAACAAGTAAAACCAATAAAAGCCGAACAACTAAATAGCTACTATGAAGAAAGCCGCGGCTTGGAACGTGAACTCATCAGCGAATTTATAAAGTCGCGTAAAACAGCGTGGCGAGTAGCAGGTGTTGTTGGGGTTTTTGGATTATTCGGCATGATGTGCGGGGTTGTCGGCTTTTCCCAACCAGCACCCACTCCCTTGGTATTACGCGTTGATAACACAACTGGTGCAGTTGATGTTATTTCTGTGATGCGCGAACATGAAACCAGCTATGGTGAGGTTGTGGATAGGTATTGGCTTAATCAGTATGTGCTTAACCGTGAAACTTATGATTATGACACCATTCAACTGAATTATGATACTGCAGCGCTTTTAAGTGCCCCAACTGTTCAACAGGAGTTTTACAAAATCTATGAAGGTGAAAATGCGCGCGACCAAGTGCTTTCCAACAAAGCGCGGATTATAGTCAAAGTACGCTCGATTCAACCAAACGGTCTTGGTCAAGCAACCGTGCGTTTTACAACGCAACAATACAACAGCAACGGTACAGCTGAAGCAAAACAACACCAAATTGCAACAATTGGTTACACCTATGTTGGTGCGCCAATGAAATCATCTGATCGATTGCTTAATCCCCTTGGTTTCCAAGTTACAAGTTACCGCGCTGACCCGGAAATACTTTTGAATAATTAAGGAATTGATTATTATGAAAAAACTTGCATTTATGGCCTTTTTATCCTCATTTTCCTTTTTTTATACGGTACCCGTGCAAGCGCTCAAAACTCCATCTAGTTCAGAATATGATCATCGCATTCGCTATGTAACGTATAATGTAGCTGATGTGGTTCAGATTGAAACCGTTATCGGTGTGGCAACCCATATCATTCTTGAAGAAGGTGAGCGCTATATCACTCATGCATTTGGTGATTCTGAAGCCTATGCCTTTGCACATAAAGGACGTCATATCTTTATTAAACCCAAAGCAGAACTTGCCAATACAAACCTCATTGTTGTAACTGATAAGCGTAGCTACAAATTCCGACTACAGTTCCGTAATGACCGTGCTGGAGCAACCTACGAATTAGCTTTCCATTATCCAGATACAAACACCCAAAATCTAGAAGAAAACAAACAACGCCTTGCCATTGAACGTGGTTTTCATCAAAGCGTAAATGGTTATAACCTTAGCTACACCATGAGCGGCAACCAAGATATTGCCCCGATAAACGCTTGGGACAATGGACGTATTACCTATTTCAAATTTCCAGCCAACATGGATATGCCCTCAATTTACCTAGTTGATGCCGAAGGCAATGAAAGTTTAATATCACGTACTGTTGTAGGAAATTCAAATGATATCATCGCTGTTCATAAGGTTAATCCTAAATGGCTCATACGACTTGGCAAACGCGCTTTAGCTGTTTTCAACGAAGCCTATGACTCCAATGGTATACCAAACACAACTGGAACAATATCCTCGGTGGTTCACCGCATCAATAAAGGAGGCAAATGATGTTTGGCAATAAGAAAGGAGATGAAATCAACAAAGGTGCAGAACAAAACTACGCCGAGCAAAAACATGAAAAAAGCTATACCGAATATATTGAAGGTGCGTATGGTAGCTCCGAATTAGCTTCGGAACGCCGTCCAATAATCCCCGGTGCACGTACATTGTTAATAGTAGGACTCATCGTCATAGTAGCAGTACCGATTGCTTTGACTTGGAAGGCTTTAAAAATGCGCAATACTGTAAATGTTGAAGAAGAAAAGCCTCAACAAACGGTACAACAAATTATACCGAGCTATACCCCTCGTGTCATAGAAGAACCGAAAGTAATAGAAGAACCAGAAAAACCAACACAAACAGAAGAGCTAACGCAATCCATTCCACCAGCCTTAGCACAGCTGCTTCAAACAACGATGCCACCACATTTGATGCAGGATTCTGAGGAATTGGCACGCAAGCGTATGTTAAGTTCCGGTCTTAACAACGGTGGTAGTAGTGAAAGCTCTTCAGAGCATCCAAAAGGCAACACATCCGGTAATGAAAGAAATAATGGCGTATTATTCGATCAGCTCCAGCCTGTACGATTAGGTCAATCCCATGCGGCTCAACTCCATAACCGTGATCTATTAATTACGCAGGGAACACAGATAGATTGCACGCTGGAAACAAAGATCGTTACATCGCAGCCAGGAATGACAACATGTCATTTAACACGGGATGTTTATTCTACGAGTGGTCGCGTTGTTTTGCTAGACCGTGGTTCCAAAGTCGTTGGTTTCTATCAAAGCGGCATACAACAAGGACAAACACGTGTTTTCGTGCAATGGTCGCGTATTGAAACCCCTTCTGGTGTTATCATCAATCTTGACTCTCCCGGTACAGGCCCCCTTGGTGAAGCTGGTATCGGTGGTTGGATTGATACACATTTTTGGCAACGATTTAGTGGTGCAATCATGGTGAGCATCATCGGTAATTTGGGAGAATGGGTAAAAGGCAAAATTAATTACGGAAATAAGGAAAAATCATCATCTCAAAATGCACCACAACAGAGTCCTGA
Coding sequences within it:
- the trwH gene encoding type IV secrection system protein TrwH, with protein sequence MKSIIFATLIAGLLSACGTLAPKPKQPNNWNRVPVNKTVPIEIQRGAI
- the trwG gene encoding type IV secrection system protein TrwG, which encodes MTKKQVKPIKAEQLNSYYEESRGLERELISEFIKSRKTAWRVAGVVGVFGLFGMMCGVVGFSQPAPTPLVLRVDNTTGAVDVISVMREHETSYGEVVDRYWLNQYVLNRETYDYDTIQLNYDTAALLSAPTVQQEFYKIYEGENARDQVLSNKARIIVKVRSIQPNGLGQATVRFTTQQYNSNGTAEAKQHQIATIGYTYVGAPMKSSDRLLNPLGFQVTSYRADPEILLNN
- the virB9 gene encoding P-type conjugative transfer protein VirB9, whose product is MKKLAFMAFLSSFSFFYTVPVQALKTPSSSEYDHRIRYVTYNVADVVQIETVIGVATHIILEEGERYITHAFGDSEAYAFAHKGRHIFIKPKAELANTNLIVVTDKRSYKFRLQFRNDRAGATYELAFHYPDTNTQNLEENKQRLAIERGFHQSVNGYNLSYTMSGNQDIAPINAWDNGRITYFKFPANMDMPSIYLVDAEGNESLISRTVVGNSNDIIAVHKVNPKWLIRLGKRALAVFNEAYDSNGIPNTTGTISSVVHRINKGGK
- the trwE gene encoding type IV secrection system protein TrwE — encoded protein: MFGNKKGDEINKGAEQNYAEQKHEKSYTEYIEGAYGSSELASERRPIIPGARTLLIVGLIVIVAVPIALTWKALKMRNTVNVEEEKPQQTVQQIIPSYTPRVIEEPKVIEEPEKPTQTEELTQSIPPALAQLLQTTMPPHLMQDSEELARKRMLSSGLNNGGSSESSSEHPKGNTSGNERNNGVLFDQLQPVRLGQSHAAQLHNRDLLITQGTQIDCTLETKIVTSQPGMTTCHLTRDVYSTSGRVVLLDRGSKVVGFYQSGIQQGQTRVFVQWSRIETPSGVIINLDSPGTGPLGEAGIGGWIDTHFWQRFSGAIMVSIIGNLGEWVKGKINYGNKEKSSSQNAPQQSPELMVNEILQSSINIPPTLYKNQGERVNIFIARDLDFSDVYSLVTR